Proteins found in one Ctenopharyngodon idella isolate HZGC_01 chromosome 16, HZGC01, whole genome shotgun sequence genomic segment:
- the LOC127497749 gene encoding histone-lysine N-methyltransferase ASH1L-like isoform X8 — MDKKRQKATPAPRLEKEERTEDRKRMRKTKGAEPEASSKNTNIELKPQQQTRPEELTDTKFDQSDGNVRMKIGVGAKRTKKPPKSLENFICRPTIRISQRLAHGDGHSSCGGEVSSSEIRVGKQSNREIQKKDSNNSISPKGSTRMNLPLPTSSKKGDSTPVITASKKTPSKNMRKADSKSLFPSDGPSYAVQPQTDSKVPLSDRITSSTLLKQTYSPPAAPSPPSSLQQNSSPQDSTQVLNVQKEKGKDLPTGEAMTSSLSSECSKVMTLNAQASQQSSSSLENDSTSFPVSCSENSLKQTPYPPKKTSRVRESHVDKVLNANEKEDGDSACSKNMCNTITNNRSEENGLLHQANPSIKIPLLLSASDKSAESATPENSTCTKELLESRERNKKYNESEVIDDTRKMTMEPAQTVAVQPSDGSRMGHIIDKNKKKDRHSSNQEEDVQCSSQTSSCADSQFNSSVLSDESPLHPKQNIISQNNQNAVEMTKMANKGEKMDLVKTPNVSSTASKMIPQKIKPIKVPYMKSSKALSSQQGKTRPVGRPPKSKQLQHPSPRSETSSLEPPPKKRGRPKIVRLDESPQGSQSQKSSTKLPILEHSNVSDPEDGLKLPKPTPKTQVHPKCSSSVKTKKSKSQDSSSGKKGAEGKLKPSLSKARDAQIRRKRNRLIMKTIIKNINKMRVKKKDKVLTQFLSGQSQSYTTDFAQKNNEGDADCSVSDGTHSLSSLLTSFGAKLGPQINVSKRGTIYIGKRRGRKPKTQRETSDQDSGQVLSQKSQQVLTESSNQLNSLSTSGEHSNSFNGQSALCSFPYSFKHLESPSPSISSFRRKLHPGNHEYDQHSASKVTSSQKVKAVPEEKSKPPSSSQSAPHPSATSQLGSVRIQDHRTTHLARSALMEQERLKYKCHRKGHNCFTHDKTRRHKHKCKKKFLQLRAKRQDPAFLAEVEELVVRLSEIHIVHHISSRGCGDEAKSGRKSGKGKAHVLQCLPQNLHHPTMFQINFSGYYSPQSEFSRDSLHYVGMADFKRNNGCPSQPSEHIVTHCPVVHKLGFPLSGGGCYHSPYKMPLSTTSFGFGLYSGYPPSATIYPSSPFLPSYVHPYSKNPILSPSKFHKRKHKFLKRDSVLCSGKPQATYANVTSHSSSDWFSRNSWQRKDNREQGRDKRFVDDRLREREGTEGLLGQSKLRKDHFRRGLSSNSPCSSSTPIKQTDQQKTSPLSYIGPAHLRPISKVRWAEHQQPWRWRESFQVEPRNRGLNQEAGSGYQEDDDEGDEELPSPPLVDRTIHHHAFLRNPNLASSGYSRMTGQRSTDGVQCASRNLMRPGSSTMKESCSAGGKRPSESFQPGSSLFREHYPHASPSLNEGQEGGGREKRPNISKTHFQTNDIRLFSSSSATKNSLSHLNNSKNTTQNKGTLKHAKKPLRKKNPKGLEVTGREVKRRGPGRPRKNPAPCFFPNLLTTPLHHEVTECPAKRKKGERDDYTVLSAIEAIAQHEKRQRRKKRDEARSNEGQVDEGKDVTLNQEPSHSHADTSSPSQDPSVSVNSQSEKRSAVPHEKKYEWAGLYSNVYKSENPMSLSSPVHTDCLEYDPEEHEHGLLPAPIHI, encoded by the exons GATAAGAAAAGGCAAAAGGCAACACCTGCACCAAGACTGGAGAAAGAAGAGAGGACAGAAGACAGGAAGAGgatgagaaaaaccaaaggGGCTGAACCAGAAGCTTCCTCAAAGAATACTAACATCGAACTTAAGCCCCAGCAGCAGACTAGGCCGGAGGAGTTAACAGATACAAAGTTCGACCAGTCAGACGGAAATGTAAGAATGAAAATAGGGGTTGGAGCAAAACGGACGAAGAAGCCCCCAAAGAGCCTTGAGAACTTCATATGCAGGCCCACAATTAGGATCTCTCAAAGGCTTGCACACGGAGATGGTCATAGTTCATGTGGAGGTGAAGTCTCCAGTTCCGAAATCAGAGTGGGCAAGCAGTCAAATCGAGAGATTCAGAAAAAAGATAGCAACAATTCCATTTCTCCAAAAGGTTCCACAAGGATGAATCTCCCACTTCCCACTTCATCCAAAAAAGGTGACTCTACACCAGTAATTACAGCCTCTAAAAAG ACTCCATCAAAAAACATGAGGAAGGCTGACTCAAAGTCATTATTCCCATCGGATGGACCTTCTTATGCAGTTCAACCACAGACAGATAGCAAAGTACCACTTTCAGATAGGATAACTTCCTCTACCTTGCTGAAACAGACGTATTCACCTCCAGCTGCCCCTTCTCCACCTTCCTCATTACAACAGAACTCCAGTCCACAAGACAGCACGCAggttttaaatgttcaaaaagaAAAGGGCAAAGATCTCCCAACTGGAGAAGCAATGACCTCCTCCCTCAGTTCAGAATGTTCAAAGGTTATGACTCTGAATGCTCAGGCATCTCAGCAGTCTTCTTCCAGTCTTGAAAATGACAGCACATCGTTTCCAGTATCATGTAGTGAGAATTCACTCAAGCAAACTCCCTATCCTCCAAAAAAGACTTCTAGAGTCAGAGAAAGTCATGTTGACAAGGTTTTGAATGCAAATGAGAAAGAGGATGGAGATTCTGCATGTTCCAAGAACATGTGTAACACCATAACTAACAATAGGAGTGAGGAAAATGGTTTATTGCATCAGGCAAATCCCTCTATCAAGATACCTCTGCTCCTTTCTGCTTCAGATAAATCTGCTGAATCAGCAACTCCTGAGAACAGCACTTGTACGAAAGAGTTACTGGAAAGCAGAGAAAGAAACAAGAAGTATAATGAAAGTGAAGTCATAGATGACACCAGAAAAATGACCATGGAACCTGCCCAAACCGTTGCTGTCCAGCCAAGTGATGGCAGCAGGATGGGGCATATCATTGACAAGAATAAGAAAAAGGATAGGCATAGTTCAAACCAGGAAGAAGATGTGCAGTGTTCATCTCAAACTTCCAGCTGTGCAGATTCTCAGTTTAACAGTTCTGTTCTAAGTGATGAGTCACCTTTACATCCCAAACAaaacatcatctcacagaacaATCAAAACGCTGTTGAAATGACAAAGATGGCAAATAAAGGGGAGAAGATGGATCTTGTCAAAACTCCTAATGTTAGTTCCACTGCCTCTAAAATGATAcctcaaaaaataaaacctatAAAAGTTCCTTACATGAAGTCCTCAAAGGCATTGTCATCACAGCAGGGTAAAACAAGACCAGTTGGTCGACCTCCTAAATCTAAACAACTGCAACATCCATCACCCAGATCAGAAACCTCATCCCTTGAGCCCCCTCCTAAGAAAAGAGGTCGTCCAAAAATCGTCAGGTTGGATGAGTCTCCTCAGGGAAGTCAGTCTCAGAAGTCTTCTACTAAGCTCCCCATACTTGAACACTCAAATGTCTCTGATCCAGAGGATGGACTGAAACTCCCAAAGCCAACACCCAAAACACAAGTTCATCCCAAATGTTCCTCTTCTGTCAAGACAAAGAAATCTAAATCACAAGACTCATCATCTGGAAAGAAGGGTGCTGAAGGAAAACTCAAACCCTCCTTGTCCAAAGCTAGAGATGCTCAAATCCGCCGCAAACGAAATAGGttaataatgaaaacaattatcaaaaatatcaataagATGAGAGTAAAGAAGAAGGATAAAGTACTCACACAGTTTCTTTCAGGGCAAAGCCAAAGTTACACAACTGATTTTGCTCAGAAGAACAATGAAGGTGATGCTGATTGTTCAGTTTCAGATGGTACACACTCTTTATCCTCACTTCTTACATCTTTTGGGGCAAAACTTGGTCCACAAATTAATGTCAGCAAACGTGGGACTATCTACATAGGAAAAAGGAGAGGTCGTAAACCTAAAACTCAAAGAGAAACTTCTGACCAAGACTCAGGCCAAGTTCTGAGTCAAAAGTCTCAGCAAGTCTTGACAGAATCTTCAAATCAGTTGAACTCTTTGTCCACCTCTGGTGAACATAGCAATTCATTTAATGGCCAATCTGCTTTGTGCAGCTTCCCCTATTCATTTAAACATCTCGAGTCCCCTTCGCCCTCTATTAGTTCTTTCCGGAGAAAGCTTCATCCTGGCAACCATGAATATGATCAACATTCTGCTTCAAAGGTAACCAGTTCCCAAAAGGTTAAAGCAGTGCCTGAAGAGAAATCTAAACCTCCCTCCTCTTCACAGTCAGCACCACACCCTTCGGCCACATCCCAGTTAGGCTCTGTAAGGATTCAAGACCACAGAACAACACACCTTGCACGATCAGCATTGATGGAGCAAGAAAGACTCAAATACAAGTGCCATAGAAAAGGTCATAATTGCTTTACCCATGATAAGACTAGGAGACATAAACACAAATGTAAGAAAAAGTTTCTTCAACTCAGGGCCAAAAGGCAAGACCCAGCTTTTCTGGCAGAGGTTGAGGAGTTAGTAGTCAGACTTAGTGAGATTCATATTGTACATCATATATCATCACGAGGGTGTGGGGATGAAGCTAAGTCTGGAAGAAAGAGTGGGAAAGGTAAAGCTCACGTTCTTCAGTGTCTGCCGCAAAACCTTCACCATCCGACCATGTTTCAGATCAACTTCAGTGGTTACTACTCACCTCAGTCAGAGTTTTCCCGTGACTCTCTGCATTATGTTGGAATGGCAGATTTTAAACGGAACAACGGATGCCCCTCACAACCAAGTGAACATATTGTTACACATTGTCCGGTAGTGCACAAACTTGGCTTCCCACTGTCAGGAGGTGGTTGTTACCACTCGCCCTACAAAATGCCACTCTCTACCACTTCATTTGGTTTTGGACTTTATAGTGGATACCCTCCATCTGCAACTATATACCCTTCGTCACCTTTTTTACCCTCTTATGTGCACCCCTACTCCAAAAATCCCATTTTAAGCCCATCAAAGTTCCATAAAAGGAAGCATAAGTTTCTGAAACGTGACTCTGTACTTTGTAGCGGGAAGCCACAGGCAACGTACGCTAATGTAACATCTCATTCTTCTAGTGACTGGTTCAGTAGAAATAGCTGGCAAAGAAAAGACAACAGAGAGCAAGGTAGAGATAAAAGATTTGTGGATGATAGGCTTAGAGAAAGAGAAGGAACAGAGGGTTTACTAGGACAAAGTAAGCTCAGAAAAGACCATTTCAGAAGAGGTCTGTCCTCAAATTCACCCTGCTCTTCCTCAACACCCATAAAACAAACAGACCAACAAAAAACTTCACCACTTTCATATATAGGACCTGCACACCTGAGACCGATATCAAAAGTTAGGTGGGCAGAGCATCAGCAGCCATGGAGGTGGAGAGAGAGCTTTCAGGTAGAGCCGAGGAACAGGGGCTTAAACCAAGAAGCTGGATCAGGGTACCAGGAGGACGATGATGAAGGTGATGAAGAATTACCATCACCTCCCCTAGTAGACAGAACAATCCACCATCACGCTTTCCTGAGGAACCCCAACCTTGCTAGCAGTGGGTACAGTCGAATGACAGGCCAAAGGAGTACTGATGGAGTTCAGTGTGCTTCAAGAAACTTAATGAGACCTGGAAGCTCAACGATGAAGGAGTCTTGCTCAGCTGGAGGCAAAAGACCATCAG AGAGCTTCCAGCCTGGCAGTTCACTCTTCCGTGAGCACTATCCGCATGCTAGTCCATCGCTTAATGAAGGACAAGAGggaggaggaagagagaaaaGACCCAACATCAGCAAAACACACTTTCAGACCAATGATATCAGGCTTTTTTCTTCTAGTTCTGCTACCAAAAACAGCctttctcatttaaataattctaaAAACACAACGCAGAACAAGGGTACACTGAAACATGCCAAAAAGCCTCTCAGGAAGAAGAATCCCAAAGGTCTAGAGGTCACAGGACGTGAGGTGAAGAGGAGGGGACCAGGTCGACCAAGGAAAAACCCTGCACCGTGTTTTTTTCCAAATCTACTGACCACACCTTTGCATCATGAAGTGACAGAGTGTCCTGCAAAACGAAAGAAAGGTGAAAGAGATGATTACACAGTGCTCAGTGCGATTGAAGCCATTGCTCAACATGAGAAAAGgcaaagaaggaaaaaaagagatGAAGCTCGAAGCAACGAAGGTCAGGTAGATGAAGGAAAAGATGTAACTCTGAACCAAGAGCCCTCACATTCGCACGCTGACACATCCTCACCTTCCCAGGACCCATCAGTGTCAgtaaacagccaatcagagaagAGGTCTGCTGTGCCACATGAAAAGAAATACGAGTGGGCGGGGCTTTACTCAAATGTGTACAAAAGCGAAAA CCCCATGAGTCTGTCCTCTCCAGTACACACAGACTGCCTTGAGTATGATCCTGAAGAACATGAGCACGGCCTGCTTCCTGCACCTATACAC atatga
- the LOC127497749 gene encoding histone-lysine N-methyltransferase ASH1L-like isoform X2 produces the protein MDKKRQKATPAPRLEKEERTEDRKRMRKTKGAEPEASSKNTNIELKPQQQTRPEELTDTKFDQSDGNVRMKIGVGAKRTKKPPKSLENFICRPTIRISQRLAHGDGHSSCGGEVSSSEIRVGKQSNREIQKKDSNNSISPKGSTRMNLPLPTSSKKGDSTPVITASKKTPSKNMRKADSKSLFPSDGPSYAVQPQTDSKVPLSDRITSSTLLKQTYSPPAAPSPPSSLQQNSSPQDSTQVLNVQKEKGKDLPTGEAMTSSLSSECSKVMTLNAQASQQSSSSLENDSTSFPVSCSENSLKQTPYPPKKTSRVRESHVDKVLNANEKEDGDSACSKNMCNTITNNRSEENGLLHQANPSIKIPLLLSASDKSAESATPENSTCTKELLESRERNKKYNESEVIDDTRKMTMEPAQTVAVQPSDGSRMGHIIDKNKKKDRHSSNQEEDVQCSSQTSSCADSQFNSSVLSDESPLHPKQNIISQNNQNAVEMTKMANKGEKMDLVKTPNVSSTASKMIPQKIKPIKVPYMKSSKALSSQQGKTRPVGRPPKSKQLQHPSPRSETSSLEPPPKKRGRPKIVRLDESPQGSQSQKSSTKLPILEHSNVSDPEDGLKLPKPTPKTQVHPKCSSSVKTKKSKSQDSSSGKKGAEGKLKPSLSKARDAQIRRKRNRLIMKTIIKNINKMRVKKKDKVLTQFLSGQSQSYTTDFAQKNNEGDADCSVSDGTHSLSSLLTSFGAKLGPQINVSKRGTIYIGKRRGRKPKTQRETSDQDSGQVLSQKSQQVLTESSNQLNSLSTSGEHSNSFNGQSALCSFPYSFKHLESPSPSISSFRRKLHPGNHEYDQHSASKVTSSQKVKAVPEEKSKPPSSSQSAPHPSATSQLGSVRIQDHRTTHLARSALMEQERLKYKCHRKGHNCFTHDKTRRHKHKCKKKFLQLRAKRQDPAFLAEVEELVVRLSEIHIVHHISSRGCGDEAKSGRKSGKGKAHVLQCLPQNLHHPTMFQINFSGYYSPQSEFSRDSLHYVGMADFKRNNGCPSQPSEHIVTHCPVVHKLGFPLSGGGCYHSPYKMPLSTTSFGFGLYSGYPPSATIYPSSPFLPSYVHPYSKNPILSPSKFHKRKHKFLKRDSVLCSGKPQATYANVTSHSSSDWFSRNSWQRKDNREQGRDKRFVDDRLREREGTEGLLGQSKLRKDHFRRGLSSNSPCSSSTPIKQTDQQKTSPLSYIGPAHLRPISKVRWAEHQQPWRWRESFQVEPRNRGLNQEAGSGYQEDDDEGDEELPSPPLVDRTIHHHAFLRNPNLASSGYSRMTGQRSTDGVQCASRNLMRPGSSTMKESCSAGGKRPSESFQPGSSLFREHYPHASPSLNEGQEGGGREKRPNISKTHFQTNDIRLFSSSSATKNSLSHLNNSKNTTQNKGTLKHAKKPLRKKNPKGLEVTGREVKRRGPGRPRKNPAPCFFPNLLTTPLHHEVTECPAKRKKGERDDYTVLSAIEAIAQHEKRQRRKKRDEARSNEGQVDEGKDVTLNQEPSHSHADTSSPSQDPSVSVNSQSEKRSAVPHEKKYEWAGLYSNVYKSENPMSLSSPVHTDCLEYDPEEHEHGLLPAPIHVGKYLRLKRIDFQLPYDIYQLCAHKKRPKKSKTPRKTAPSDGSVDVMSHTQTEDSFCKPHKHSVTRDCVSDSLNRNVSCRPTTEEAEEEISETDTDNKLPNQSDPFEQQEKGNDAENVPSPLLMMPLSFEERSFVLEHGIFLVRNYEKMRDRQALLLREEVTEREKENKEDGGSSQSQKGDLEDTSTKSDQRLTHSSPQSENRLSGEGDEEGRSVQSRNLTQTLQGIYDVIVSHKGSSGQTLAAPLLNLCSRKSAFTYGRGISSTTPMCSIHLDDAMAAILRQNAHHTPADWWRGDRVMKPISIWG, from the exons GATAAGAAAAGGCAAAAGGCAACACCTGCACCAAGACTGGAGAAAGAAGAGAGGACAGAAGACAGGAAGAGgatgagaaaaaccaaaggGGCTGAACCAGAAGCTTCCTCAAAGAATACTAACATCGAACTTAAGCCCCAGCAGCAGACTAGGCCGGAGGAGTTAACAGATACAAAGTTCGACCAGTCAGACGGAAATGTAAGAATGAAAATAGGGGTTGGAGCAAAACGGACGAAGAAGCCCCCAAAGAGCCTTGAGAACTTCATATGCAGGCCCACAATTAGGATCTCTCAAAGGCTTGCACACGGAGATGGTCATAGTTCATGTGGAGGTGAAGTCTCCAGTTCCGAAATCAGAGTGGGCAAGCAGTCAAATCGAGAGATTCAGAAAAAAGATAGCAACAATTCCATTTCTCCAAAAGGTTCCACAAGGATGAATCTCCCACTTCCCACTTCATCCAAAAAAGGTGACTCTACACCAGTAATTACAGCCTCTAAAAAG ACTCCATCAAAAAACATGAGGAAGGCTGACTCAAAGTCATTATTCCCATCGGATGGACCTTCTTATGCAGTTCAACCACAGACAGATAGCAAAGTACCACTTTCAGATAGGATAACTTCCTCTACCTTGCTGAAACAGACGTATTCACCTCCAGCTGCCCCTTCTCCACCTTCCTCATTACAACAGAACTCCAGTCCACAAGACAGCACGCAggttttaaatgttcaaaaagaAAAGGGCAAAGATCTCCCAACTGGAGAAGCAATGACCTCCTCCCTCAGTTCAGAATGTTCAAAGGTTATGACTCTGAATGCTCAGGCATCTCAGCAGTCTTCTTCCAGTCTTGAAAATGACAGCACATCGTTTCCAGTATCATGTAGTGAGAATTCACTCAAGCAAACTCCCTATCCTCCAAAAAAGACTTCTAGAGTCAGAGAAAGTCATGTTGACAAGGTTTTGAATGCAAATGAGAAAGAGGATGGAGATTCTGCATGTTCCAAGAACATGTGTAACACCATAACTAACAATAGGAGTGAGGAAAATGGTTTATTGCATCAGGCAAATCCCTCTATCAAGATACCTCTGCTCCTTTCTGCTTCAGATAAATCTGCTGAATCAGCAACTCCTGAGAACAGCACTTGTACGAAAGAGTTACTGGAAAGCAGAGAAAGAAACAAGAAGTATAATGAAAGTGAAGTCATAGATGACACCAGAAAAATGACCATGGAACCTGCCCAAACCGTTGCTGTCCAGCCAAGTGATGGCAGCAGGATGGGGCATATCATTGACAAGAATAAGAAAAAGGATAGGCATAGTTCAAACCAGGAAGAAGATGTGCAGTGTTCATCTCAAACTTCCAGCTGTGCAGATTCTCAGTTTAACAGTTCTGTTCTAAGTGATGAGTCACCTTTACATCCCAAACAaaacatcatctcacagaacaATCAAAACGCTGTTGAAATGACAAAGATGGCAAATAAAGGGGAGAAGATGGATCTTGTCAAAACTCCTAATGTTAGTTCCACTGCCTCTAAAATGATAcctcaaaaaataaaacctatAAAAGTTCCTTACATGAAGTCCTCAAAGGCATTGTCATCACAGCAGGGTAAAACAAGACCAGTTGGTCGACCTCCTAAATCTAAACAACTGCAACATCCATCACCCAGATCAGAAACCTCATCCCTTGAGCCCCCTCCTAAGAAAAGAGGTCGTCCAAAAATCGTCAGGTTGGATGAGTCTCCTCAGGGAAGTCAGTCTCAGAAGTCTTCTACTAAGCTCCCCATACTTGAACACTCAAATGTCTCTGATCCAGAGGATGGACTGAAACTCCCAAAGCCAACACCCAAAACACAAGTTCATCCCAAATGTTCCTCTTCTGTCAAGACAAAGAAATCTAAATCACAAGACTCATCATCTGGAAAGAAGGGTGCTGAAGGAAAACTCAAACCCTCCTTGTCCAAAGCTAGAGATGCTCAAATCCGCCGCAAACGAAATAGGttaataatgaaaacaattatcaaaaatatcaataagATGAGAGTAAAGAAGAAGGATAAAGTACTCACACAGTTTCTTTCAGGGCAAAGCCAAAGTTACACAACTGATTTTGCTCAGAAGAACAATGAAGGTGATGCTGATTGTTCAGTTTCAGATGGTACACACTCTTTATCCTCACTTCTTACATCTTTTGGGGCAAAACTTGGTCCACAAATTAATGTCAGCAAACGTGGGACTATCTACATAGGAAAAAGGAGAGGTCGTAAACCTAAAACTCAAAGAGAAACTTCTGACCAAGACTCAGGCCAAGTTCTGAGTCAAAAGTCTCAGCAAGTCTTGACAGAATCTTCAAATCAGTTGAACTCTTTGTCCACCTCTGGTGAACATAGCAATTCATTTAATGGCCAATCTGCTTTGTGCAGCTTCCCCTATTCATTTAAACATCTCGAGTCCCCTTCGCCCTCTATTAGTTCTTTCCGGAGAAAGCTTCATCCTGGCAACCATGAATATGATCAACATTCTGCTTCAAAGGTAACCAGTTCCCAAAAGGTTAAAGCAGTGCCTGAAGAGAAATCTAAACCTCCCTCCTCTTCACAGTCAGCACCACACCCTTCGGCCACATCCCAGTTAGGCTCTGTAAGGATTCAAGACCACAGAACAACACACCTTGCACGATCAGCATTGATGGAGCAAGAAAGACTCAAATACAAGTGCCATAGAAAAGGTCATAATTGCTTTACCCATGATAAGACTAGGAGACATAAACACAAATGTAAGAAAAAGTTTCTTCAACTCAGGGCCAAAAGGCAAGACCCAGCTTTTCTGGCAGAGGTTGAGGAGTTAGTAGTCAGACTTAGTGAGATTCATATTGTACATCATATATCATCACGAGGGTGTGGGGATGAAGCTAAGTCTGGAAGAAAGAGTGGGAAAGGTAAAGCTCACGTTCTTCAGTGTCTGCCGCAAAACCTTCACCATCCGACCATGTTTCAGATCAACTTCAGTGGTTACTACTCACCTCAGTCAGAGTTTTCCCGTGACTCTCTGCATTATGTTGGAATGGCAGATTTTAAACGGAACAACGGATGCCCCTCACAACCAAGTGAACATATTGTTACACATTGTCCGGTAGTGCACAAACTTGGCTTCCCACTGTCAGGAGGTGGTTGTTACCACTCGCCCTACAAAATGCCACTCTCTACCACTTCATTTGGTTTTGGACTTTATAGTGGATACCCTCCATCTGCAACTATATACCCTTCGTCACCTTTTTTACCCTCTTATGTGCACCCCTACTCCAAAAATCCCATTTTAAGCCCATCAAAGTTCCATAAAAGGAAGCATAAGTTTCTGAAACGTGACTCTGTACTTTGTAGCGGGAAGCCACAGGCAACGTACGCTAATGTAACATCTCATTCTTCTAGTGACTGGTTCAGTAGAAATAGCTGGCAAAGAAAAGACAACAGAGAGCAAGGTAGAGATAAAAGATTTGTGGATGATAGGCTTAGAGAAAGAGAAGGAACAGAGGGTTTACTAGGACAAAGTAAGCTCAGAAAAGACCATTTCAGAAGAGGTCTGTCCTCAAATTCACCCTGCTCTTCCTCAACACCCATAAAACAAACAGACCAACAAAAAACTTCACCACTTTCATATATAGGACCTGCACACCTGAGACCGATATCAAAAGTTAGGTGGGCAGAGCATCAGCAGCCATGGAGGTGGAGAGAGAGCTTTCAGGTAGAGCCGAGGAACAGGGGCTTAAACCAAGAAGCTGGATCAGGGTACCAGGAGGACGATGATGAAGGTGATGAAGAATTACCATCACCTCCCCTAGTAGACAGAACAATCCACCATCACGCTTTCCTGAGGAACCCCAACCTTGCTAGCAGTGGGTACAGTCGAATGACAGGCCAAAGGAGTACTGATGGAGTTCAGTGTGCTTCAAGAAACTTAATGAGACCTGGAAGCTCAACGATGAAGGAGTCTTGCTCAGCTGGAGGCAAAAGACCATCAG AGAGCTTCCAGCCTGGCAGTTCACTCTTCCGTGAGCACTATCCGCATGCTAGTCCATCGCTTAATGAAGGACAAGAGggaggaggaagagagaaaaGACCCAACATCAGCAAAACACACTTTCAGACCAATGATATCAGGCTTTTTTCTTCTAGTTCTGCTACCAAAAACAGCctttctcatttaaataattctaaAAACACAACGCAGAACAAGGGTACACTGAAACATGCCAAAAAGCCTCTCAGGAAGAAGAATCCCAAAGGTCTAGAGGTCACAGGACGTGAGGTGAAGAGGAGGGGACCAGGTCGACCAAGGAAAAACCCTGCACCGTGTTTTTTTCCAAATCTACTGACCACACCTTTGCATCATGAAGTGACAGAGTGTCCTGCAAAACGAAAGAAAGGTGAAAGAGATGATTACACAGTGCTCAGTGCGATTGAAGCCATTGCTCAACATGAGAAAAGgcaaagaaggaaaaaaagagatGAAGCTCGAAGCAACGAAGGTCAGGTAGATGAAGGAAAAGATGTAACTCTGAACCAAGAGCCCTCACATTCGCACGCTGACACATCCTCACCTTCCCAGGACCCATCAGTGTCAgtaaacagccaatcagagaagAGGTCTGCTGTGCCACATGAAAAGAAATACGAGTGGGCGGGGCTTTACTCAAATGTGTACAAAAGCGAAAA CCCCATGAGTCTGTCCTCTCCAGTACACACAGACTGCCTTGAGTATGATCCTGAAGAACATGAGCACGGCCTGCTTCCTGCACCTATACACGTAG gaAAGTATCTGAGGTTGAAACGGATTGACTTTCAGTTGCCCTATGACATATATCAACTCTGTGCACACAAaaag CGTCCTAAAAAGTCAAAGACCCCACGAAAGACAGCCCCATCCG ATGGGTCTGTTGATGTAATGTCTCACACTCAGACCGAAGACAGTTTCTGTAAACCTCATAAACACAGTGTGACTCGTGACTGCGTTTCTGACAGCCTTAATAG AAATGTCAGCTGTAGACCAACTACAGAGGAGGCTGAAGAAGAAATCAGTGAAACAGACACTGATAATAAGCTTCCCAATCAATCTGACCCTTTCGAACAGCAG GAGAAaggcaatgatgctgaaaatgtccCCTCCCCTCTCCTGATGATGCCCTTGTCTTTTGAGGAGAG GAGTTTTGTCTTGGAGCATGGCATTTTTCTGGTGAGAAACTATGAAAaaatgagagacagacaggcatTGCTCCTGAGGGAGGAGGTGACAGAgcgagagaaagaaaacaaagaagaTGGCGGGAGCAGCCAAAGTCAGAAAGGGGATCTGGAAGACACCAGCACTAAGTCAG